The proteins below are encoded in one region of Populus alba chromosome 2, ASM523922v2, whole genome shotgun sequence:
- the LOC118063434 gene encoding uncharacterized protein — protein MSNQPAPARPWFRLPSIARPTAPTTTPTPEPPPPQPRPALARPAFRPAATGPQAVAAPPSEPVPPVSGVASVPTSPVARAAGGVASVPTSPASRAPAPSSSVPTSPVLPLTTSSLPPSPTPKPAATSSSVPTSPATKPVTTTSSVPTSPATKPVTTTSSVPTSPATKPVTTISSVPTSPAPKPVTTTSSVPTSYASKSVTVTSSVQNSPATKAVTTNATRVPSPGPSPRTIKPAVQTPPQSPKPKPTAPPPSPLTLPSSQVKSYADLEPKIPLVAEQKTVLVQKTFEKPKVARDSQRDFAESLSSGIARLAKQETTKDVQTKEKGNRKKNSSDSEDVGMKVITIAGENKGAFMEVIRSPKKQVFEGTSHFLHKKGNPKSEGSDSSSSEEGNSKKKDKNPSGKAMGPSPLSAFMNSNVQGVNNSIVYNSSCSHHDPGVHVALSRKPAGAAAFHVKDHGNGNQS, from the coding sequence ATGTCAAACCAACCTGCCCCTGCTCGTCCATGGTTCCGTTTGCCATCAATAGCTCGGCCAACTGCCCCTACAACAACTCCAACTCCAGAGCCACCACCTCCACAACCCCGTCCAGCTCTTGCCCGACCTGCATTTAGGCCTGCTGCGACAGGACCACAGGCTGTAGCTGCTCCCCCATCCGAACCAGTGCCACCTGTTTCCGGTGTTGCTTCAGTTCCAACATCTCCAGTTGCAAGAGCTGCAGGTGGTGTTGCGTCAGTACCAACATCTCCAGCTTCAAGGGCACCTGCTCCTTCATCTTCAGTGCCCACTTCTCCGGTGCTTCCACTCACCACCTCTTCACTTCCACCTTCTCCAACCCCCAAACCAGCAGCAACTTCCTCTTCGGTTCCAACCTCTCCTGCCACTAAGCCTGTGACCACCACATCCTCAGTGCCAACTTCTCCTGCCACTAAGCCTGTGACCACCACATCCTCAGTGCCAACTTCTCCTGCCACTAAGCCTGTGACCACCATATCCTCAGTGCCAACTTCTCCTGCCCCTAAGCCAGTGACAACCACATCCTCAGTGCCAACTTCTTATGCCTCTAAGTCAGTGACAGTCACATCCTCAGTGCAAAATTCTCCAGCTACTAAAGCTGTAACCACCAATGCAACTCGTGTGCCTAGCCCTGGACCATCTCCAAGAACCATCAAGCCAGCAGTTCAAACCCCACCTCAATCACCAAAGCCTAAGCCCACCGCTCCACCACCTTCTCCTCTAACACTTCCATCTTCCCAAGTAAAATCTTATGCAGATCTTGAACCCAAGATTCCATTAGTGGCAGAGCAAAAAACTGTGTTGGTTCAAAAGACGTTTGAGAAGCCTAAGGTGGCGCGCGATTCACAGAGGGACTTTGCAGAGAGTCTCAGCTCTGGCATCGCTCGTCTTGCAAAGCAAGAAACTACTAAAGATGTTCAAACAAAGGAGAAAGGTAACCGCAAGAAGAATTCTTCAGATTCTGAGGATGTTGGCATGAAGGTAATTACAATTGCCGGTGAAAACAAAGGTGCTTTCATGGAAGTAATCCGTTCTCCCAAGAAACAGGTTTTTGAAGGAACTTCTCATTTTCTCCACAAGAAGGGTAATCCTAAAAGTGAAGGCAGTGACAGCAGCAGTAGCGAGGAAGGCAACAGCAAGAAGAAGGACAAGAACCCAAGTGGAAAAGCAATGGGGCCATCTCCTTTGAGTGCATTTATGAACAGTAATGTGCAAGGTGTTAACAATTCAATCGTTTACAATTCTTCATGCAGCCATCATGATCCTGGGGTGCACGTTGCTCTCTCTCGAAAACCTGCTGGTGCTGCTGCATTCCATGTCAAGGACCATGGCAATGGCAAccagagttaa